A window of Dehalococcoidia bacterium genomic DNA:
AAACCGTTCTGCCGCCGGAGGCGCAGTCTGTCGTCATCGAGGGGGTCTGGCCCGAGATCGACGCCGGCCGCTTCGCGATCAAGCGCACGGTGGGGGAGCAGGTCGTCGTTGAAGCCGATATCTTCACCTACGGGCATGAGCAGATCGCTGCCGACCTTATCGTGTGGCATGGCGATGGCCGCCGCCGCCACGTGCCGATGACCCCGATCGGCAACGACCGCTGGCGCGCCGCCTTTCCCGTCGAGCATCTCGGCGAGTATCGCTACACCATCATCGCGTGGCGCGACTGCTTTGCCACCTGGGCGAGCGACCTCGCCAAGCGCGTCGCCGCCGGGCAGGATGTTCGCGTCGACCTCGAGATCGGGGCGCGTCTCGTCGACGCGGCTGCCGCCCGGGCGACGGGCCGCGACGCCAAGCTTCTTGCCGCTGCCGCTCGGACACTCCGCGCCGGCCGCGCGCCCGCGCTCGACAAAGCGCTCTCGCCTCAGCTTGCCGCGCTGATGCGCCGCTGGGCCGACCGCACCGGAGCGAGCCGCTACCCCCGCGACCTTTCGGTCTGGGTCGACCGCGAGCGCGCGCGGTTCAGCGCCTGGTACGAACTGTTTCCGCGCTCCTACGCCGCCACGCCCGGGGAGCATGGGACCTTCGCCGACCTCGAGCGCCACCTCGACTATGTCGCCGAGATGGGCTTCGATGTGCTCTATCTCCCGCCGATCCATCCGATCGGAACGACCAAGCGCAAGGGCAGGAACAATGCCCCTGTTGCCGCGCCCGGCGACCCCGGCAGCCCCTGGGCGATCGGGAGCGCCGAGGGCGGCCACAAGGCGATCCATCCCCAGCTGGGGACGCTGAAGGACTTTCGGCGGCTGCTCGCCGCGGCCAAGGCGCGCGGCCTCGAGATTGCGCTCGACCTCGCCTTCCAGTGCTCGCCCGACCATCCGTACGTCAAAGAGCATCCCGAATGGTTCCGCTGGCGGCCTGACGGCACGGTGCAGTACGCCGAGAACCCGCCGAAAAAGTACGAAGATATCTACCCCTTCGAGTTTGAGCTGCCCGAGCCGGACCGCTGGGCGCTCTGGCGCGAGCTGCTCAGCATCGTCGAATTCTGGTGCGAGCAGGGGGTCCGCATCTTCCGCGTCGACAATCCGCACACCAAGCCGTTTCGCTTCTGGGAATGGCTAATCGCCGAGATCCGCCGACGCTATCCCGAGACGATCTTCCTCTCCGAGGCGTTTACCCGCCCGAAGGTGATGTATCACCTCGCGAAGCTCGGCTTTACCCAGTCCTACACCTACTTCGCCTGGCGGACGACCCGCTGGGAGCTGACCGAGTACCTGACCGAACTGACCCAGGGGCCGGTACGCGAGTTCTTCCGGCCGAATTTCTGGCCGAACACGCCGGACATCCTGACCGAGCAGCTGCAGCACGGCGGCCGGCCGGCATTTATGGCCCGGCTGATCCTTGCTGCCACCCTCTCCTCGAATTACGGCATCTACGGCCCGGCCTTCGAGTTGGGCGAGCACGTCGCCGTCGCGCCGGGCAAGGAAGAGTACCTCCACTCCGAGAAGTACGAGATCAAGCACTGGGACCTCGACCGTCCCGACAGCCTGAAGCCGCTGATCGCCCGCGTCAATGCCATCCGCCGCGCTGAGCCGGCCCTCCAATACAACGACATCCGCTTCCACGACAGCGACAACGACCAGTTCCTGATCTACAGCAAGCGCGATCCGTCCGGGCAGAATGTCATCCTTGTCGTCGTCAATCTCGATCCCGTCCACACCCAAGCCGGCTGGACGCGCCTTGCCATGCCGGAGCTCGGCCTCGCTTGGGATCAGGCGTTTGTGGTGCGCGACCTCTTGACGGAGGCGCGCTACCATTGGCGCGGTCCCCACAATTACGTCGAACTGAACCCCCACGTTCTCCCCGCGCACATCTTCCTTATCGAGCCCGCGGAATGAGCATTCTGCCGGCGCTCAGCGGCAGCCTCGACGCGCTGCTTCCCGGCGACCGGCTCGGCCCGGCGCTTGCGGCGCGGCTGCCGGCGCTGCGGTGGTACGCCGGCAAGGCGCGCGCGCTCGCTGCGCTGACCGTCACTCCGCTGGCAGCGCTGCCGGTCGGCGAGCGGACGGCGCGCCTGACAGTGGTGGGCGTGCGCTACCTCGACGGGAGCCGCGAGGACTATCTGCTGCCGCTCCTCACCGTCCCGGCCGGCCAGCCGGACGCGATCCCCGAGACGGCGCTGCTCGCTCTCCTCCACACGCCGGAGGGCGACGCCATGCTCATCGACGCGGTGGGCGACCCTGCCTTTGCTGCTGCCCTGCTGGATCTGATTGCCGACGAGCGACGGGTCAGCGGGCCGGGCGGGATGCTCATCGCCGGGCGGGACGCACCGCTGCCGGCCGGCGACCTGACGCCCCGGCTGCTCGGCGCCGAGCAGAGCAACAGTTCGATCCGCTACGGCGACCAGCTGATCCTGAAGCTGTACCGCCGCCTCATGCCCGGGATCAATCCGGACGTCGAGGTCGGCCGCTTTCTCACCGCGCGCCGCTTTCCGGCGACGCCGGCCGTGCGCGGGTGGATCGAGTTCCGTCCCGCTGTCGGCGAGCCGGTCAGCCTCGCCGTGCTCCACGACCTCATTCCCGATGCAGAGGACGGCTGGACAGCGGCCCTCGCCCTGATCGGCCGCCTCGTGCGCTGCCGCGCAGGCGAGCCCGCGCCTGCCGCGCCGGCAGGACCGCTTGTGCCGCCCCCGCCGCTGCCGAGCGCAATCGAGCGCGCGCTCGGCAGTTCGCTCGTCTTCATCCGCCGGCTTGGCGTCGTCACCGCCGAACTGCACCTGACGCTCGCGAGCGCTCCCGACGACCCGGCGTTTGCGCCCGAGCCTCCCGCGCCGGCCCAGCAGCAGGCCGCTGCAGCCGCGCTGCTCGACCGCTGGGCGCGCCTCCCGACACTCCTTGCCGGACGCTCCCTGCCGCCTGCTGCTCGCGCCGCTGCCGACGCCGTCCTCGCCGCAGGCGATCGGGTCGCCGCCATCCTCGCGGCCGCGCCGGCCCCGCCGCTCCTGACCCGCTGTCACGGCGACTTCCATCTCGGCCAGACGCTCCTCCGTGCCGGCGAGCCGGTGATCATCGACTTCGAGGGCGAGCCGGCGCGTCCGCTTGCCGAGCGGCGGGCAAAACGCTCGCCCTTGCGCGATGTTGCCGGGATGCTCCGCTCCTTCGATTACGCGGCCGCCGCTGCGGGCGCGGGCAGCCCGTGGGCGGAGGCGTGGCGCGCGTGGGCGAGCGCAGCCTACCTCGCGGCCTACCTCGACCGCGCCCACGGCGCGCCCTTCCTCCCCCGCGCTGCCGCCGAGACTGCCGCCCTGCTCGACCTTTTCCTCCTCGAGAAGGCGCTCTACGAGGTCGAGTATGAACTGCACAGCCGCCCGGACTGGGTCGCCATCCCCCTCGCCGGGCTGCGCCGTCTCCTCGCCGGCGGACGCCCGGCGCAATGACCCCACCGTCAGGAGAGGCTGCTCGCGGCCAACTGTCCCCGGGCAAGGCGGCGGCCGGCGCGGCGGCCACGGGCCATCAGGGAGCGGCGTGCGGCGGCGGTCCATCACCAGCGCGCCTTTCGAGAAGACTGCGCCGAGCCCAGACGCGCCAAACGGCGGAAGGCGTGCGCTCCCGGCGCCTCTCGCGCTATTCTTGATCGTCTTTAGTAATAAAGTAAACTACCAGAAAATGTATGGCTGCCTCGCGTTCGCGATAGGACGATGGATCTTTGCGGGGACGCGCTTCCAAGGCTGGCGCGGCCTCGTCCGGCTGGGGGTCATCGGCTTCTACGCTTTCAGTTGCTTTGTGACGTGGATCCTCCTTTTCTCGGTGTTTGAGCCCTCCGGGCAACCTGCTTCCCCGTTTCGTTCGGATCCCGCCCTCAATCTTCTCTTTGTCCTCGTCTGTGTTCCGATGCTCCGCGTCCTGATGGCGCCGCCTCAGCTTCTTTGGCTGCTGGTCACCATCCCCGGCTCGCTGGTCTACCTTGGATTGCTCGTCGTCGCCGGGTACCTGACGCGCGACCCGCTCATTCTCCCGCTGTTCGGCGTCTCCAGCATGTTCGGCGCGCTTCTCTTTGAGTCATTGCTCGCTTGGGCGAATCAGCCCACGACGTAGCTGCCCGTCACGCGCGATATCGGCGCAGCTTCCTGCGGCGTCGAGGCTGGCCGTGCTGCGTGGGCGTTCCGACGGTCGCGGGGATCGGCGCGGCAGTCGCCCGGCCGGAGCAGCCGACCCTCATCGTCGAAGGCGACGGTGGCATCCTGATGCGCCTTCCGGAACTCGAGACGGCCGCCCGCGAGCGCATTCCGATCATCGTTGTCGTGCTCGACGACCGAGCCTACGGCGCGGAGCTCCACCTCCTCGCCGCCGAAGGGCTGCCGACCCGCCTCGCGCTGTTCGACACGCCCGACCTCGTTCGCGTCGCAGCGTCGCTCGGCTGCCAAGCCGTTCGTGCCGAGAGCGCGGAGGCGCTGCGCGCCGCCCTGGCCGCCGCCGATGGCAGACGTCCGCTTGTCGTCCACGTGCCGGTAACCCGGCAGGTCGTGCACCACGCGATCGTCCGGGCGCTTCGTCCTTAGCGGCGCTTCCAACTCGATGCTGACGGCGCGCGGACCGCGGCTCTCTCGACGCCGCCTCCGTTCCGCGGCCATCGACAGCCAAGCACGCTCTCCCTTCCCGCTGAGCTGCATCGGCGCACCCGATACGGAGCCAACGGTCTGTGGGGAGCGCGTCCTCAGGGCGCGGCGCGGGCGCTACGGAGCCTCGATGAGCGCGGCGAGGTCGCGCCAGCCGTAGGCGATTTCCTCGAGGGGCGCGCCGCCAATCGCAATCAGTTTGGTGGCGAGCGCTTCGCCTCCGAACGCCTCGTAGAAGCGGCGCGCGGGGTGATTCGCTGCCAGCACCCAGAGCAGCATCGACCGGCGGCCGGCGGCAAGGTGGGCGCGGGCGGCGGTCTCCAGCAGCCACGCGCCAAGGCCAAGACGCTGGTACGCCTTCATGACGTACAGCGCATACAGTTCGCCGTCGAAGCCGAGGGCGTCCCGCGCTGGACCGAGGTCGGCGAAGCCGACGACCCAGCCAATCGGGTCGGTCGCCACAAGGGTGCAGTGGCCGGCCGGCGGCAGGTCCAGCATCGTCCGCCGTGCCTCATAGCTCCGCCGATAGGAGAGCCGGTCCAGATACGCGTCCGGCACAATGCCGCGATAGGTCGTCTTCCAGCCGTCGACGTGGACGCGCGCAATGCCGGCCGCGTCGCCGGGCACAGCGAGGCGCACCGCGTAGTGCGCAAGACGCGGGTCGTCGCGCTCGGGGATGCGGAGCTGGTCCATCACGCCACAGTATCGGCCAGCGCAGCTACGGCGCGCCAAGCGTGACAGCCGCCACCGAATGCTGGTCCTGCCCATCCGGCGCGACGAGGCGCTGTCCCCCGTCGGCGTCGTACAGCCCGACGACAACGGTATAACGGCCGGGCGGCAGCGCGAAGCGCCCCTGCGGGTCGTCGAGCCATTCGCCCGCTATCCAGCCGCCCGTCGGGGCGGCGCCGCCGCGCGGAACCTGATCGCGCTGGGCGACAATCGCGCCTGTCTCATCCACCAGATGGACGAAACTTGTCCAATGGCCGGCGGGCCGCTGCTCAGCGCGCCAGACGAGCGCGATCTCGAGCGGGCTGGCCGCGCTGCAAGCGCCGGCGGTCAGCCGGAGGCCGGCGAGCCGAATACCGTCGCCGAGGGCAAGGTCGAGCGGCCGGTCGACCGGCGGCGGCGGGCTCGGCTGGCGCGGCGCGACTGTCGCCGTCCCCGCGACGAGGCTCGGCCCGCCGGCCGGGCCGACGAGGGCGCGCCAGGTGCCTGGCGCTGCCGGCTGGCGCGTCCAGAGCAGCGTCCGGCGCAGCGTGCCCGCCGGCGCGGCCGGGAGCGCGATCGACTCGCGTTCTTCGGCGCCGTCCCAGACCAGCGCCACTTCAACCGGATGGCCAGTGGCGACCCAGTCGAGCGTCAGCAGCCGCCGCGCTCCCGGCTGGTCGCCGGCGGGAGCGAGCGCCGCGCCGAGCAGCGCTCCGCCGTCTGCCAGCGCCACCGGCGCGCCTCCTCCCTCCCACTCGGCCGCCGTCGCCGCTGGGAGGTCGAGCGCGAACTCGCCGAGCAGGATGCGGTCGCCGCCGGTCGAGGCCGGCAGCCGCGCGCCCCTCTGGCCGTACAGCCCGACGACCACGCGGTAGCGTCCGGACGGCATCCCCGCCGGCAGTAGCAGCCCGAGCCGGTCGCGCA
This region includes:
- a CDS encoding alpha-1,4-glucan--maltose-1-phosphate maltosyltransferase, which gives rise to MLDIAAQALPERAETVLPPEAQSVVIEGVWPEIDAGRFAIKRTVGEQVVVEADIFTYGHEQIAADLIVWHGDGRRRHVPMTPIGNDRWRAAFPVEHLGEYRYTIIAWRDCFATWASDLAKRVAAGQDVRVDLEIGARLVDAAAARATGRDAKLLAAAARTLRAGRAPALDKALSPQLAALMRRWADRTGASRYPRDLSVWVDRERARFSAWYELFPRSYAATPGEHGTFADLERHLDYVAEMGFDVLYLPPIHPIGTTKRKGRNNAPVAAPGDPGSPWAIGSAEGGHKAIHPQLGTLKDFRRLLAAAKARGLEIALDLAFQCSPDHPYVKEHPEWFRWRPDGTVQYAENPPKKYEDIYPFEFELPEPDRWALWRELLSIVEFWCEQGVRIFRVDNPHTKPFRFWEWLIAEIRRRYPETIFLSEAFTRPKVMYHLAKLGFTQSYTYFAWRTTRWELTEYLTELTQGPVREFFRPNFWPNTPDILTEQLQHGGRPAFMARLILAATLSSNYGIYGPAFELGEHVAVAPGKEEYLHSEKYEIKHWDLDRPDSLKPLIARVNAIRRAEPALQYNDIRFHDSDNDQFLIYSKRDPSGQNVILVVVNLDPVHTQAGWTRLAMPELGLAWDQAFVVRDLLTEARYHWRGPHNYVELNPHVLPAHIFLIEPAE
- a CDS encoding putative maltokinase, with amino-acid sequence MSILPALSGSLDALLPGDRLGPALAARLPALRWYAGKARALAALTVTPLAALPVGERTARLTVVGVRYLDGSREDYLLPLLTVPAGQPDAIPETALLALLHTPEGDAMLIDAVGDPAFAAALLDLIADERRVSGPGGMLIAGRDAPLPAGDLTPRLLGAEQSNSSIRYGDQLILKLYRRLMPGINPDVEVGRFLTARRFPATPAVRGWIEFRPAVGEPVSLAVLHDLIPDAEDGWTAALALIGRLVRCRAGEPAPAAPAGPLVPPPPLPSAIERALGSSLVFIRRLGVVTAELHLTLASAPDDPAFAPEPPAPAQQQAAAAALLDRWARLPTLLAGRSLPPAARAAADAVLAAGDRVAAILAAAPAPPLLTRCHGDFHLGQTLLRAGEPVIIDFEGEPARPLAERRAKRSPLRDVAGMLRSFDYAAAAAGAGSPWAEAWRAWASAAYLAAYLDRAHGAPFLPRAAAETAALLDLFLLEKALYEVEYELHSRPDWVAIPLAGLRRLLAGGRPAQ
- a CDS encoding thiamine pyrophosphate-dependent enzyme, which translates into the protein MGESAHDVAARHARYRRSFLRRRGWPCCVGVPTVAGIGAAVARPEQPTLIVEGDGGILMRLPELETAARERIPIIVVVLDDRAYGAELHLLAAEGLPTRLALFDTPDLVRVAASLGCQAVRAESAEALRAALAAADGRRPLVVHVPVTRQVVHHAIVRALRP
- a CDS encoding GNAT family N-acetyltransferase, translating into MDQLRIPERDDPRLAHYAVRLAVPGDAAGIARVHVDGWKTTYRGIVPDAYLDRLSYRRSYEARRTMLDLPPAGHCTLVATDPIGWVVGFADLGPARDALGFDGELYALYVMKAYQRLGLGAWLLETAARAHLAAGRRSMLLWVLAANHPARRFYEAFGGEALATKLIAIGGAPLEEIAYGWRDLAALIEAP